Proteins from a single region of Syngnathus scovelli strain Florida chromosome 7, RoL_Ssco_1.2, whole genome shotgun sequence:
- the ap1s3a gene encoding AP-1 complex subunit sigma-3a, translating into MIRFLLLFSKQGKLRLQKWFTPLTDQEKKKVIRDMMMIVLARIPRSCNFLQWRDLKIVYKRYASLYFCTGLEEQDNELLSLEVLHRFVELLDKYFGNVCELDIIFNFEKAYFILDEFLMGGEVLETSKVAVGVSLQEADELQETMEEYMSKPMY; encoded by the exons ATG ATTCGCTTCTTGCTGCTGTTCAGCAAGCAGGGAAAGCTACGTCTGCAGAAATGGTTCACACCATTAACAGATcaagagaagaagaaggtgaTCCGGGACATGATGATGATTGTGTTGGCCCGAATACCGCGCTCGTGCAACTTCCTGCAGTGGAGAGACCTCAAGATTGTCTATAAAAG GTACGCCAGCCTGTATTTCTGCACTGGTCTGGAGGAGCAAGATAATGAGCTGCTGAGCCTTGAGGTGCTGCACAGATTTGTTGAACTGCTGGATAAATACTTTGGCAAT GTGTGTGAGCTggacattatttttaattttgaaaaggcGTATTTTATTTTGGATGAATTCTTGATGGGAGGAGAAGTGCTAGAAACCTCCAAAGTGGCCGTGGGTGTCTCTCTGCAGGAGGCTGACGAACTCCAAGAG ACAATGGAGGAATATATGAGCAAACCTATGTATTGA